The segment AGGTGGAGTCTTTGGCGCGTTTCTTCTCTCGTCTCTTCCCTTCTTCGCCTATTTATACTTTCTATAGCGAATGCTGCTAACACTGCTCTCCCCCTTGctcttcctttttcctttccCTTCTTCCCCCTCTCATCCCTtcccctgtctctctctctcttccatgatcCATATAAGGATACGGATctccatcctctctctcttcaatcaaGCCTTTTATAGAAATGGTCTCCTTTCTCTCTGGACGCTATCCATATAGGGAACACTTTTCGAGCGCATGGTCACGGGACTCGAGCGCAAGCTTCACTTCTTTTGACATATCCACGTTCCCTTCGTTTCTGAAGGTGGCCGTCAACCTTGGAATGTTGAGCTTCCGGGGGGACGGCACGTCAATAATAAATAATGAAGCTGCGTGGATTTCTACTTCTGTTCTTTGCTCACTCTTGCGAATCTTGGACTCATGGGCTGCTTGATTTTAGCAAATCAACCTGGGCATTTATTTGCTGGTTTACATAATTGCTCAAAGAGAATGTAATCTGATGTAGGGATATTTTTCGCATAACGTTTTCCAAGTTTGCACAAACATATGGGCCACTATTATATTATGGTTCTACACATTTAATGCATGATAATGTTTCATGATGGCTGGCAGACAATGACCATCAGTCATCATGTATGATTATGAATGAAACCATTATGATCTCTAAATACCTCTGGAGATATTGCTGCATGCATGTATGCAAAAGTTTTAGACCAAAAGGAGACATAAAAGTAAGGTATCCGGAAGAGGAATGAGGTATAGTTTTGTTTGGAAAGAATTgatcataaattattaaaaaaaaaagataggctTTATTTACTTTATTTTTGAGAATGGATGGAGAAAATATCCATAAAATAATTCTAAGATCAAATTTGAGAAAGCATCGCTATCTCAAACTTTAAACATGACATAATGCTTGTCATTTccataaaaaaagataagatcTTTTCATTCATTTGTAAAGGAGTAATTATTGAAACAATAAAAACGTTAAGAGATCAaccgatttttattttatttttttcgtatCCTGATTTGAATTAAGATTCTtaaatctttttgatattctaaattcttattaaattttattttttcttcactaTTTTTTTCTCGATGAAATATATGCTCCGAAAGCATCGAAATAATCCAACAAGTCACATTGGCTTAGGATAAAGCCATGCCCAAAAACAAGCTTGGGTACtattttcttcaaatcttcaatTCTAGACATATATcagaataataataatttttacatattatattattaattaattaattaatagtgaaaatatattacaataaattttttataatatacaaTAAAATATTAGCTATCGTGATATTACATAtacaatatatttataatatattattattatattttaatattagtatttaatattttatattatatctcACAATATATTATTAATGATATTATTATTTATCATGGTATATTATACAGTATATATAATTCACCTACCTCTTTATAACTGAAGCATCATTATGATTTTTTGctattaaatataattaattattttgcaTTATTTTccaccataataatcaatattaatattaatatttataataatgctATTATATAAAactatattaattaatataaatgatATTACTTATATAGTGATATTATAGAATATTAAAGTAACTTAATCATAGAAGTCGAACTAATCATTCTCTATGATTTGCATGAATATATTTTCTATGAATGGTTCTACTATCCCAGATTTCCATTCCTGAAATAACTGCAGTACGGAtggaattttttgaaaaataaatagttGCAAATCAGAaggatatcaaaataatattaccttcttttttttttcctaaagaaaaaaatctttccaGTTGAGCCAATTGGGAAAAACGCATGGGGTGGCCCCACCAGCTCCACGGGCCGGCAGAAATACTCCGCAATCTGGTCCAGAGGTGACGGGAGCAGCAGCCATTCACCGtaataaatagaaaaatttgACCTCCTTGACCGTTAgggttttttccttttcttcccattCTCTGCCCCTTCTCCCTTCCCCTCTGTTGTTCCGTCCTTCCATTTCCTCTCGCGCTTCTAGGGCGGCATCCGAAGAGAGGAAGGGTAAGTGTAACAAGATGTCTAGTAGTAATCGTTTTCttcggcctttttttttttccttcgttTTTGATGGATGCGGTTCTTTGGTGTTCGCCATTGTAGGTGTTGATGGATGTGATTCGAATCGCCGCTAGCCCTTCTCCGTCGATCACCACGATCCATCACGGATTCCGGTCTTCCAAAAGAAACTCGGGGCGTTTCATGGCTTCTGCTCTGCCAACGGAGCAAGTCGACGGAACCCGGAATCAGGTGACGGGCGATTCCTTCATCCGTCTTCACCTGAAGAAGCTATCTCCCTACCAACCAATCCTGCCTTTTGAGGTAAGTCTTTGAAGCAACTCGTCGTCTTTCTAGTGACGCTTCTTTGAAGAAGTGGGGATCTTTTTTGTGCACGTGAAGTGTTTGTTAGATTATCACCCTAATCCTGCCATTTGACATCATTATCTTAAATTCCACGATGTCTCTTATCCTTTCAAGTGTAATTTGGTGAAGAAAGTTGGGAACTTTGTTGGGTACGTGTGAAGTGTGTGTTAGATTTTCCTTTTCAGGGAGCTCGGACTATAGTTTTGGCGCTAAAGGTGCGGAGAAGATGAAATTTTGGGTCTACCCTTCAGTTCTGAAGGGAGCTTTTGGCAAATGTTGTCGTTGACTTTTAACAATTAAGAAATTCATGGAGTCGATGATACAGTGTCTTATTGATGATGGTTAATTGGCTATACTTTCATTAATCTGGACGTTGCAGGATTCACTTTCTTCGTATTATATTTGGCCAATGGTTTGTGAGTAGCTATTGATGTTTTGCATGTCATATAATATTATCTTGACTGAACTTAATGTAGATTTGGAAGCGCTAAATCTGTTAAATAATGTGTGTTATaactatttgtgtgtgtgtgtgtttgtgcatAATTTTTGGGATATGTAAAATGTTATGATGATGTTGTATCCTCACTAGTTCATCATTTTATGGCATTGTTTCTATTTTCCAAGTAGTGTATTTTTGGGACTAGCATGCATGAAATTTCCATTTATTTACAGGTATTATCTACACGCCTTGGAAGAAAACCTGAGGACATAATCAAGCTTGATGCGAATGAAAATCCATATGGTCCACCTCCAGAGGCAAGTTCAGGCTTTTTCCCCCTCCTTTGCTTGAGTACTCATGGAGTACCATGTAATAGGCTACCATAAGTGGATTCACCAGTCTCACTGCAATTATTTTGTTATTTGAGGGCTGCCTCATCTTCCTTCAAACCCTGAGACTATGTTCTCCAAAACTATCTATTGCCTTAAGGCTTATTGGTGAGACTCTATGACATGAAGGTTATCACATTAAAAGGTTCATATGAGGTGCATTATCAACCTTAGGTTACACCTTATGGCATATATGGAACGTGTGCAGGCTAAGCTTTGTTTGTTGTCACAACCAAATAGAGGGGGAGAGTAGATATATTCTTATATTCTGGTTTGACGCCATTTGCAGACCCAAATTTCTGTGGAAAGTTTACCATGCTGAAGTTTAAAAAATTGCATTTAGCAGGAAGTGCAGTTTGCTTCCCAATAATTAACTTGAGCTCATTTCAGGTTACATGGTGGCATCATAATTTGTTATGCGAAATGTGAAGACATAAACATTCAAATTGCATGGGTGGAGGGATGCTGGACCTGACACCtaaaacttctttttcttttaaaaaaaaatctgttttCTTTAATGATAAGGATTATAATTCTTTTTCACTGAAAACATATAAACAGTCTACAAGGTGATGGCATTTTACACGATCTTCGTTACTGGCACTGCAACCTTTTATTTTAGTACACCAATGAATTGTAAACAGTGCAAAAATGGGGGAAAAGGTTCTTACCATTTGTTAGAACCATATATTTTGCTGACAGAGCGATTAACAATACAGAGTTCTAACTATAAACTCCAGATATTTTATAGGTACTCGATGCTTTGGGAGCTTTAAAATTTCCTTATGTATACCCTGACCCTGAGAGCCGGCGCTTACGTGCTGCTCTTGCTGAAGATTCAGGCCTAGATTCTGATTATATACTTGCTGGGTGTGGTGCAGATGAGCTCATTGACTTAATCATGAGGTTAGAACTTGAAACTCcagtttcttattttatttttatcttatgaaTATAGAGATTTTTTTCCTTTGCCCTTAAGagatatcagcacatttcatgttTTGTTTATTCTATAACTTTCCTACAGATGTGTACTTGATCCAGGTGACAAAATCGTAGACTGCCCTCCAACATTTACATGTATGAGTTTGATGCAGCAGTGAATGGGGCCCTGGTCATCAAAGGTATGCCACTGGCTTCTTTTATTTAACTGTTGTTTTTATTAAAAAACTTGGATGCTCCACTGCATTTATCTAGTATTGTCTATTATCCAGTCAAGTCTTCTTGTTCTTAATAGTTCACTAGTTTTTCTGGATGATTCTGTGTTCAAACAAAAGATAAACTACTGTTACTTGATCTTCTAAAAATTCCATCTTTTGACTATTAAAATCTTCTGAGATGTGCATTGCCATTCCTGCATTTCAGTCCCAAGGCGGTCAGATTTTTCTTTGGATATCTCTCGGATAATTGAAGTGGTGGAACAAGAAAAGCCAAAGTGTGTTTTCCTGACTTCTCCAAACAATCCAGATGGAAGGTGTATTCCCTTTCCTGATTCATAATATATTGTCATGATGTCATCAATGATGAAAGAAACCAGTACATCTactgaaaagctgtgaaaaactcatcttgaactttTGGTTGAAATTGCATACAGTCTCATTTATTAGAAATTTATGTGCAACTTTCCTTTTTCCTGAAATGCAAATGCTTGAGGCATAAACATTTTCTTCAGAACATCTAACGTCATTTCCTTGCCATCATGTGTCTTCTGTATCAGTATAATCAATGACGAAGCTCTCCTAGAGATTCTTAATTTGCCTATATTGGTTGTGCTGGATGAAGCATATATTGAATTCTCTGGTATGACATCGAGGATGGATTGGGTAAAGAAGCATGAGAATTTGATTGTTCTCCGAACATTTAGCAAACGAGCAGGTATGCAAATGTTTC is part of the Elaeis guineensis isolate ETL-2024a chromosome 15, EG11, whole genome shotgun sequence genome and harbors:
- the LOC105058717 gene encoding LOW QUALITY PROTEIN: histidinol-phosphate aminotransferase, chloroplastic (The sequence of the model RefSeq protein was modified relative to this genomic sequence to represent the inferred CDS: inserted 2 bases in 2 codons), producing the protein MDVIRIAASPSPSITTIHHGFRSSKRNSGRFMASALPTEQVDGTRNQVTGDSFIRLHLKKLSPYQPILPFEGARTIVLALKVLSTRLGRKPEDIIKLDANENPYGPPPEVLDALGALKFPYVYPDPESRRLRAALAEDSGLDSDYILAGCGADELIDLIMRCVLDPGDKIVDCPPTFXMYEFDAAVNGALVIKVPRRSDFSLDISRIIEVVEQEKPKCVFLTSPNNPDGSIINDEALLEILNLPILVVLDEAYIEFSGMTSRMDWVKKHENLIVLRTFSKRAGLAGLRVGYGAFPLSIIEYLWRAKQPYNVSVAAEVAACAALQNPGYLERVKNSLVQERQRLYNLLEGVPXLKPYPSYSNFILCEVTSGKDAKKLKEDLAQMGVMIRHYNNKELKGYVRVSVGKPEHTDALMERLNLLQ